Proteins encoded together in one Flavobacteriales bacterium window:
- a CDS encoding histidine phosphatase family protein, with translation MFKQFKISLNSVFLVCILFQTYKSNVFAQTDDVFTIYLVRHSEKDYTSNNTSDLPLSACGEQRSQDLSNFLNDIHLDAVYCTDYTRTRNTALPTATAKDIDITLYDTQNLNSFSNHLLTNKQDALVVGHTYSTGVLAGLLTNQNIGDIDLDIYNRIYQVVICGESRKLNLFNSSFECIE, from the coding sequence ATGTTCAAACAATTTAAAATATCATTAAATAGTGTTTTTTTAGTTTGTATTTTGTTTCAAACATACAAGTCTAATGTGTTTGCACAAACTGATGATGTTTTTACAATCTATCTAGTCAGACATTCTGAAAAGGATTATACCTCTAATAATACATCAGACTTACCACTTTCAGCATGCGGTGAACAAAGATCACAAGATCTAAGTAATTTTTTGAATGACATTCACCTAGATGCCGTTTACTGCACTGACTACACTAGAACAAGAAATACAGCTTTGCCAACTGCTACTGCAAAAGATATTGATATCACATTATATGACACTCAAAATCTAAATTCATTTTCTAACCATCTTTTGACAAATAAACAAGATGCCCTAGTTGTAGGACATACTTACTCAACAGGTGTTTTAGCAGGACTACTCACCAATCAAAATATTGGTGATATTGATTTAGATATTTATAATCGAATTTATCAGGTTGTAATTTGTGGCGAGTCACGGAAACTTAATTTATTTAACTCATCTTTTGAATGCATTGAATAA